The Methanoregula sp. UBA64 genome contains the following window.
ACTCGCTCCAGGCCGGCGGCGAGCGCCTCTCGTTTATCTCGGACATGACCGAGAACAAGGACGGCCTCGATATCACGCTCGGCTCCCAGCACATCGGCATTATGATCGTGCAGGGGATCACGGCGCAGCTGGGCGGGCGGTACACCACCCACCCGAAACTGGTCGGCGAAAAGAACGGGCGCCAGCTCTTCCGGATCACCTATCTTGTCCGGCTCCCGAAATACCGGCGCCACGATGTGGTAAAAGTCCGGCGCGGGTACGTCGAGGTCGAGCAGGTGGACCAGCGGAACGTCCGGGTCTTCGATCTCTCTGAAGGCAGGAGCCGGGCGATAAAGGAAGAGGAGATCCAAAAGAAGATCGGCAATGCCCGGGACGCGGAAACGGCGCTCGTCGCGTATATCTCCGGGGGAATGATGGGCATCCTCGACCCGCTGACCGGGGAGACCAAGGAGTGCCAGAACAAGGCCTGGCAGGGAATAAGCGCCGGCGAGAACGTCCGCGTGCTCCGCGACGGCGACGCGCTCGTGGTCGTTCGATAACTCCCCGGGAGCAAACGGGATGCGGGTCCGTGCCATAAAAAAAGCGGCCCTTTACGCCGTGCGGGACGAGGAATGGGTGGACCCGGACCGGCGGCCATACGTTAAGGGAGATACCGCGTGGGTGCCCGTGCGCGAGGGTTTTTCTTTCGAACGCGAGATCCCGGACCGGCACCGGTACGGGGGCCCGGGGTATTTCATGCTCGGCGATGTCGCGGTCGTCCACGGCCCCCGGCCGAATCCCGGTGCGGTAGACGAGATCGTGGGGTTCCGCCACCCGCGCGGGGTGGTCTGGATCGAGGCGCTCGCGGATGTAACCCGGACCCCTAGGACCGAGATCCTGTGGGGAGAATGCGGGGAGGTCTGTCACCGCGAGAGCGGGTACACCTATTACCTCGACCCGCAGAAAGTCATGTTCTCGCAGGGGAACCGGGAAGAGAAGATGAGGATGGCCCGGCTCGTATCGGAAAAAAACGAGCGGGTTGCCGACATGTTTGCCGGTATCGGCTACTTCACGGTCCCGGTGGCAGGAAGCGGCGCCGTTGTCCATGCAATGGAGATCAATCCTGTTGCGTTCGGGTACCTGAAACGAAATATTGCCGCAAACAACCTTGGGGATCGGGTGGAGGCGTCCTGCGGGGACTGCCGGAACCTCCTTACCGGTGAATACGACCGGGTGGTGATGGGACATTTCGATGCCGTGGAGATGCTCCCGTCCGTCTTCTCCCATGTCCGCGCGGGCAGCGTCCTCCATGTCCACAGCATCGGGGAACAGTCGGCAAAGATCGGGGAAGCCCTGAGAGGCGCAGGTTTTTCTTTTAGCATCCAGGTACATAAGGTTAAGAAATACCGCCCGCACGCATGGCATGTCGTGCAGGACGTGACGCTCGCATGACAGTCCAGACCCTTGCAAAAAAAGAGATCGTGATCGGTGTTACGGGGAGCATCGCGGCGGTGGAGACCGTAAAACTTGTCCATGCGCTCCGGAGGAAAGGCGCCACGGTCCGGCCGGTCATGAGCGCGGCGGCGCAGGGGATCGTCCACCCCGATGCGCTCACGTACGCGAGCGGGAACGAGACCATCACCCGGCTCTCGGGCCTCGTGGAGCACGTGACCCTCTGCGGCGACGGGGGGAGCGCCGCGCTCCTTCTTGTTGCCCCCTGCACGGCAAACACGATAGGAAAGATAGCCTGCGGGA
Protein-coding sequences here:
- a CDS encoding class I SAM-dependent methyltransferase → MRVRAIKKAALYAVRDEEWVDPDRRPYVKGDTAWVPVREGFSFEREIPDRHRYGGPGYFMLGDVAVVHGPRPNPGAVDEIVGFRHPRGVVWIEALADVTRTPRTEILWGECGEVCHRESGYTYYLDPQKVMFSQGNREEKMRMARLVSEKNERVADMFAGIGYFTVPVAGSGAVVHAMEINPVAFGYLKRNIAANNLGDRVEASCGDCRNLLTGEYDRVVMGHFDAVEMLPSVFSHVRAGSVLHVHSIGEQSAKIGEALRGAGFSFSIQVHKVKKYRPHAWHVVQDVTLA
- a CDS encoding 60S ribosomal export protein NMD3, with product MTSITDRFCPKCGRPSESDGLCNSCRVAETPWAVCDARMISTHCPGCGATKQVNTWTDTNLEKEELAPDLARKAVHFHDDVKKRAIGVEIRDISPNRSRARLTITGTLYGQAVEKTCLVDLVWHKEQCDRCNRITGSYYEGIVQVRAEERTLSPFEMQTAAAIATQIEDSLQAGGERLSFISDMTENKDGLDITLGSQHIGIMIVQGITAQLGGRYTTHPKLVGEKNGRQLFRITYLVRLPKYRRHDVVKVRRGYVEVEQVDQRNVRVFDLSEGRSRAIKEEEIQKKIGNARDAETALVAYISGGMMGILDPLTGETKECQNKAWQGISAGENVRVLRDGDALVVVR